Proteins found in one Micromonospora sp. WMMD1082 genomic segment:
- a CDS encoding DNA primase, producing the protein MARQSPQRPDADEPELDDTTGLAEPDADAPDADEPDAVAPADADRALWDELRIDPVEIALPAGTGFTLRAYRPASELTPTDVAERDADDPFLARRQVVETEEDDEGDVVILDEDLAREFAESDDEEKRAARGDAAGDDDADEKDADESADDKDGDEEVPVFLSHRGRLLLFKTPESLVSFVRSGAPNDLSQLDSWNELSERVEPADIAPRDEDVYELDLVVENLRGGHDTWDPTLLIEAGEVARDLSYALQLPAVLDMLSSGSSLDDLDEALRASVNGGIGGFMGRRRLKKIGAQTASLGWRTIVGKISAVVDWRD; encoded by the coding sequence ACGAGCCCGAGCTCGATGACACGACCGGCCTCGCCGAGCCGGATGCCGACGCACCGGACGCCGACGAGCCGGACGCCGTCGCGCCGGCCGACGCGGACCGCGCGCTCTGGGATGAGCTGCGGATCGACCCGGTGGAGATCGCCCTGCCGGCCGGCACCGGCTTCACCCTGCGGGCGTACCGGCCGGCCAGCGAACTGACCCCGACCGACGTGGCCGAACGCGACGCCGATGATCCGTTCCTCGCCCGCCGGCAGGTCGTGGAGACCGAGGAGGACGACGAGGGTGACGTCGTCATCCTCGACGAGGACCTGGCCCGGGAGTTCGCCGAGAGCGACGACGAGGAGAAGCGCGCCGCGCGCGGCGACGCCGCCGGCGACGACGATGCCGACGAGAAGGACGCCGACGAGTCCGCCGACGACAAGGACGGCGACGAGGAGGTGCCCGTCTTCCTGAGCCACCGGGGTCGGCTGCTGCTGTTCAAGACGCCCGAATCCCTGGTCAGTTTCGTCCGGTCCGGCGCGCCCAACGATCTGTCCCAGCTGGACAGTTGGAATGAACTGTCCGAACGGGTGGAACCCGCCGACATCGCGCCCCGGGACGAGGACGTCTACGAACTCGATCTCGTCGTGGAGAATCTTCGCGGCGGCCACGACACCTGGGATCCGACACTGCTCATCGAGGCCGGTGAGGTCGCCCGCGACCTCTCGTACGCGTTGCAGCTGCCTGCGGTGCTGGACATGCTCTCCAGCGGCTCCAGTCTCGACGACCTGGACGAGGCGCTGCGCGCCTCGGTCAACGGCGGAATCGGCGGCTTCATGGGGCGGCGTAGGCTGAAAAAAATTGGGGCACAAACCGCAAGTCTGGGCTGGCGGACCATTGTCGGAAAGATCTCTGCGGTCGTGGACTGGCGCGACTGA